The Chionomys nivalis chromosome 4, mChiNiv1.1, whole genome shotgun sequence genome contains the following window.
ctcgggaggcagaggcaggcggatctctgtgagttcgaggccagcctggtctacaagagctagttccaggacaggctccaaaaccacagagaaaccctgtctcgaaaaaccaaaaaaaaaaaaaaaaaaaaattagatatggtaggtgggtggtggcgcacacctttaatcccagcactagggaggtggaggcaggcggatctctgtgacttcaaagaaTGTGGCTGAGTGACAGAATGGATATGGTAAAAACCCACAGGACTGTCCCTCTTAACTCGTTAGTCAAAGAAGTCATGAAACCACAGCCATCATTCAGTGACCCATTTTAGATCTCTTTTACATAGACAAGAAATTGCAAAAATGGTAGTAAAGATGGTCCATTGTGAGGTCTTAAGTGACTCCCAGCAGTCCCTCTCTGATTCTTGTGACTCAGGCAGCAATCTGTGTGTCACCCCCAGGGCCATCACTGTGCGTACCCCCTTGCCCTCGGCAGGAATCATAGATATCCCAATTGTGGAGAAGAAAGTGCAAGGCCAGCAGCAACACCACAAGGTAGGGGAGCCGCCTCCCTGAGGCATGGGTTTCTGTCTTTTCCTAGGAATCACATCTTGATTTCTCTGGCTGCAGATGACACTGGCCCCGAGTTACCGTATGGACAATGGGAAAATGGTAAAGGTGCGGGCTAACCGGGACGCCCATGTTGCTGTCACTCAGTACCAGGTGCTCTGCAGCACCCCCTCTTCCGCCCTCGTGGAGCTGCAGCCTGTTACTGGTGAGGATGCCCCCTTCCACCGTGCTCtgcccagggccttgtgctggattttttttcccttattctGAGCCACTGATACTGTGTTTAGGCTGAGGGTACAGCTGACTCATGTGACTCTGTGTTTCTGATGCAGATCTGAAACTAGGGTCCCTGTGGGGATAATTGTGGGGATTAGAATAGATGAAATGATACACTATGTCTCCCACACTGCTGGAGcttgtgagcctcctgcctcagcctcccaagtgaggAGAACACAGTTTAAATGGCTTTATTGAAAAACATACAAAgcatttcttcaaaaaaaaaaaaaacccaaaaccaaacaaacaaaaaaaccatttcattcaACAATTCTATTctttagttaaaaacaaaacaaaacaaaaaaacaaaagctaaaactaAAGGCAGACATTTGCATCCTGTGTTCATAAGAGTAACCCCGGATGGATGAATAGAGAAATGACATGGGATGGGTATGTGTGCACAAACAATGTTATTTTTAGCCTTAGAAGAATGATGGAATTCTGCCATGTGCTACatggatgaaccttgaaaacGTTATGCTAAGTGAAGTAAACTACATATAAAGGGTAGATTCTATATGATTTATCTCACATGATGTACTTAGAGTAGTCGGATTCATAAAGGAAATAGAATGATGCTTGTCAAAAACTAGTGGTGAGGGGAACCAGAGGAGAGGAATGGTCAGACGTTGTTTCAGTTGGTGAGTTTTAGATTGGAAGAATAGGAAATTTCTAGATGGGCAGTgttaaaattataagaaattagGGTAGTCATAGACATAAAAGTCATGGTGATGGCTGTCCAGAATGGGTATGCTTATTTCCCCAGCTGGCTGGTCCTGCGTAGCTTATAGTTTCCTCATTACTCCTTTTTGCATTTGGTGCTGCCAGTTTACTCTGCTTTACTTCTGTGTTGAAGCAGATGTCAGCATAGCATTGTTTCTATTGCTCCTCAtacatatttctttcctttttctcctaagGAATAAAACATCAGCTTCGGGTTCACCTGTCTTTTGGGTTAGATTGCCCGATCCTTGGTGATCATAAGTACTCAGACTGGAATAGGTTGATCCCTCAGGTAAGACTGGTTGTATTAGTTTTCCAAGAccaaggaaagagtttattttacatatgaaagagtttattttagctaTTGTTGCAGAGGGATAAGaacccatcatggtggggaagcatGGCAGCCGGAACTGGGTGCCGAGAGCTCTTATCTCAAATGTAAGCCTTAAGTTCCCAAAGCctgccctcagtgacacacttcccctaGCACCACCTAAACTTCCCCAAATAGCACCACCAACTATGGATCAAAAATTGAGTATTCAAAAGCCCAACCCTCTGGAGGCACACTTTCAAACCAGTATTGGTTTAACTGTGTGCATTTAACAGGTAAGTGAGAGAAcgcttcaccaccaccacccccgcgtgttttgtggttttggagaTAATATTTATTGagataataaacaaatgaatggcCTCACCGTAGTGTGTCAATGCCGGAAGTCCCCTTggtcattttgagacagggtctgattGTGTGTAGGGCCTGGAAACCcctttgtaggtcaggctggccttgaactcatagggatccacctacttctacctccccagtgctgggattaaaggcatgtgccaccatggcctaaCAAggacttctttcttccttttgtttccaaGTAACAGTGGAGTTtactaataaattattttattataaatacaaatatggGCATCAAGAGACAGGGAGAAACACATTTAAGAAGACATCCCCTAGAGCAAGGGAGGGTTCTCAAGGAGAAATGTAACATTTAAGTGTCTTAATAATAGCTTCTGAAATTACATTGTtcaagaagatttaaaaaaagatgttttggtaaacttactattttttttttttaattaaaaccctGAAGTAGGTCATGACAAAGTATTGTCACCAGACATGGGAACATACTTCTAACTTTTAGAGGCATCAGAGTAGTTGTTGTCTTCATAGAGCCACAGGATGTGCTGGCAGAGCCTTAAtggttcatttgtttgctttcagGTATTGTTGGGAGGCTGTGATAAGATAAAAGCTGCCTTTCCTGCATTCTAAAGAACCGCGGAGAGCCTTTTTCATTAGCTGATAGTAGCATCCATTCTCTTAAAAGGCCAGAAAATGTTCCAATAAGAGTTTCTCTGGTATGGTTGTATTTTTCTTACCTAGGTTCTAAGTCCTTCCTAGACTTGTCCCTGGAGCAGGCTAGGCATTACTGGGTTATGGGTTATAACTTGCAGAGGTTAGTGTGGTTGCTAGTTAAAGGTCACTGGCCATGCCCTTAAGGTTTGTCTTTGCTCTGTGTAGAAGCTTTCTGCTGGCACACTGAAGAAGCTGGGACTGCAGCAGACAAAGGCCCGTTACATCCCCCTTCACCTGCACGCCAGGCAGCTCATCCTGCCTGCTCTGGGAGCCAGAAGAGAGGAACTCCTCCTGGCTTGCAAGCTTCCTCACTTCTTTGCGAGTTCTCTGCGTCGTCTGGGTTTAGACATGCCAAATCAGGATCAAAGCGGAGGCAGTGAGGCCAGGCATGTAGAAGCAGAGTGAAGactattgaccaggctggccccagagcTCTGCTGTATTTTATGGATTTTGTGATCTTCTCACTTGGAAGAGACTACagaaccaccacctggctaagttGAAGGAACTTGGCCGCTTCAGGACTTTTAATGGAGAATGAAGTCTTATTTACTGTCAGTTTGGCTGTGATGTGGAAAAGCCTGCTGAAAGTCTCTCCTTGATAGGTCTCTTCGCCAAGATGGAAGAGAGCCTAGGACCAGACAGATTGTACCAGTAAAGGAGAACCACAGGCTGGAATCTGTGGCCAGGAACTGTCTTCATCCAACAGGAAGAAAAGCTTCTGAGCTGTCAGGAGTGCTCCCTTGGAAAGAGTGGCTTGGATATCATGGGACCCAGGGATTTTGTCAACTAGAACATGGGTGCCATACTGCCTTAGCAATGaacctgtgaaagggttgttcagcTGGGACAAATGGCGGGCAGCTAACCTAAGAGAGTGAGGCTGATAGGGTGGAAGGTATTGGCTGGGTCAACAGGCCAAGCACACAAACTGTCTAACGGCTCCAGCTGATTGTTGCCCTGTGGgcaaattttctattttcttttagagAACCAGGAAAATCCAGATATTTCTGTGAAATCTCCCAACCTGTTACCaactaaataaaaacattctaattttttttgagattacaattgcatcatttcccttttcctcctatgCTTCCAGACCCTTCCATGTACCCTGCCCACTTTcacattcatggcctctttttctttaattgttattttgtgtgtgttttcccaaatatataaatacaacctgctaagTCTATATAATGCTGTGTatttatgttttcagggttgaccatttgtgatggggaagccttgttaaccaattatcttttaagaggtgggaccaagttagggtgtggctttctgggacccggAGCTCATGgcccaggttctctctctctctctctctctctctctctctctgtctctctttctgcttccctcgcggcacagctgagcttgaacttcttgttcctgttttgtgagttttccccttataataaatataaatataattgtttCATCTTTTAGCTAGCCTAATTATTTCCCAAATCGAGCTAACTTCTacacatttggtattggataaccagttggtgtgttcttcccaCTATTTCTCCcaatctcagcattccttaggtgctcatagttctttgtgtagggttagAGCCTCGTGAGCTTTCTCTCTTCCACATTTGCATGGCcactggtgtcatccttgtgtaGGTCATGCTTAGGCACCCACGGTGGTAAACCCTCAACGATGTACTTTCTGGCATTTCTAAGAGACATGATCTCAGCAAAACCCCTGACCCTCTTGCCTTTACAGTGTTCCCTCCCCGTTCCACAGTAATCCTGGCCCTTAGAAGTTGGAGTTGTGTTGTAGACATTATTAGTTGGAACTGGCGCCACCACTCTACttctgattggttgtggttttctgtaatgattttCATCTAGAAGTTTCCTTGACGAAGGGTAAgaacacttacctgtgggtataaggacaaatacttagaatgtagttagggactATGCTGCTTTAGTAAAGTGGCTACACAAATATTGAAGATAGTAAGGCTGGGAAAAGGGCACAAGCGAAGTGCTTGCTGGGCCAATGTGCAgcgctgagtttgatccccagcgtCTACGTAAGTGCCAGGCACAGTAGCAtacccagtgctgaggaggcagagctggatccctggggctggctggccaggcAGTTCAAATTATCaagttccagattcagtgagatacCCTTTCTCAAAATGTGGAGCATGGTTGAGGAAGACTGTGTCACTGTCCGGCCTTCACATGAAGATGCACCTGCATGTACATACACGTGCgcagatacacagatacacacattcacCAGCATGCACACATGGCACATGCAGACAGCCAAGCCCATATTTGCAGGTTGAATTTGGTTTTTAGATTACTAGTTTGAATCTGTTTAAAGGAGTGATTTGGAAGTTTAGGGAGAGACATCTTGAGAGTTGTGATTGACATTTCTGCTCCCTGCAGTGCTTGGCTTTCTCGCTGAGGGATGGCTCTGGTTAATTCGTGACTGGGCTTATAAGGGTGCTGCTTTCAATAAGTCCTCAGTTTGGAAACGAAGGAGATGGCCATGCTGAGCACCCTAGAGATGGAAATTTCATTGGCCTCCCTGTCAGTATATCCAACTCTTATTTTGGTCTTTAAACAATCTTTTacaccagtgtttctcaacctgtgggttgcaaccccctTGGGGGGGTCACCCTTggacaggggtcacctaagaacATTGGAAAACaaatatgattcataacagtagcaaaattacagttacgaagtagcaatgaaaataattttacgttTGGGgccaccacaacgtgaggaactgtataaaaggtctgcagcattaggaagattgagaaccactgtttgaCACAGATGTAACTCATAACTGTGTCTGGGCTGAGCTGAAGAAAGTTGGAGTGACAGCCTCCAGGACAGCTCTTATGTGCTCTCTCTATGGAGTAGCCCCCCAACCTTAGCTGTGACGTCTCCTACGGTTTTAGTTACCTATGTGTAACTGTAGTCCAAACAGATTAAGTagaaatttttagaaataaacaatTGGTGAGTTTTATGCTATCCATCATTCTGAATAGTGTGATGGACTCTTTCAGCACCCTGCTAATGCTACCTGGGTGGCGGATATTTCCTTTGCCATCATGGTGTTGTGTAGACTACCACTCTCCAGTGCACTTTAGCCACTTAGGAGCTGGGGTATCAGATTTTATCAGATCAGTTGTGTCTGTTATAGAGTTCGTCAAGTAACATTTTAGAAAGATCGCATTCacttgttttattatattataattgtttttattaatttcttactGTACCTGGTTTACAGATTAAACTCAGTTAcagatatgaaaagaaaaacagggttTTGTAGGGTTTGGTCACATctatgctttctttctatttaacaTAAAGAACTCTGAAACTGGGAGTGGTAACACCTtaaaccccagctctcaggaggtggaggctggcAGATCTGTGATTTGGAGGCTgacaagcctgatctacatagtgagctccaggacacccAAGGGTAcatagaccctgtttcaaaaacacaagcaaacaaaagaaaaattgtgagtgtgtatgcacatgtgtgctccacagcacatgtgtggaggtcagaggaccacgcagggggtcagttctctccttccactgtttgGGATCTGGGAGTTGAATTCACGTTGTCAGACTTCATGGCAAGCATCCTTACTTAccgagccatctcattggccccaaTGTCTGTGATTTTGAGCATCCACTGAGAGTCTTGGAATATATCTTTCAGGGACAGAGGAATTCTGGATTGAATATGCAATTTTTTAACCCCCTTCCCTGTTTTCTTGCTACCGATTACTCTGCACAGTAAATTTAATAGCCCACCCAGGAGAAGTGACTATCTTCCGTTATATAAAACTTacatattttgtgtattttttctcGTGTTTAGCACACCATGTTTCTCAAGATAAAGTGATAGGAATGACACTTGGGAACTACTGATGGCGGCTTCGAGGAATTAGTTGAACAGGAATGCCCTTAGAATGGAAACCTGCAGAAAAGAGCGGGTGGTAGAAATAGAAGTTCattggaaaggaaagagggagtgaGTACTCAGGGCATGCGAGAAAAAACGACTGGGTTTGTGTCCCTGTTTACCCTGTTGGTGTCTCCTCAGTGAGGACCCCACCCTTCAGTTCGGCAAACTGAATAATTAGGAGGCTCAGAGCACCTGGACTGTTCACAGTTCTCAGGAACTTTCCCGAGAAATGGGAAAATGTGATTAGCTCCCTGATGTCCAAACAAGGGAGGGCCAGGAAGATTGTTCCCTAGGCTCTGGCACAACCTCAGACTGGTCTGAGAACTAGCTTCATTGCCTAACCTGCTCAGTATCACCATGAAATGCTATACTGCTATTTTCTGTCAGCTTTCAAAAATTaatcttggattttttttgtttggttttccaagacaggatttctctgtgtagccctagatgtcATAGAacctgttctgtagaccaggctgacctcgaactcagagatctgcctgcctctgcctctcaagtgctgagattaaaggcatgggctaccatACCTGgcaatttaattttttgatacaaagtctcactgtatagccatgGCTGATGTTGAACTCATGGCctttctccctcagcctcctgagtactgggattaaaggtgtgtgcacccactccctggcctccatgggtaacTACTGTAACTAGCTCTACACtcttatcttcaggcaagctttatttgttaaagcacaagcaaaatatcaccacGTCTTATAGTATTTAGGATATAATATTAAGAAGTATCCTTTAAAATTAGCATTTAAACATACTATAAGAAATACCAACTATCAGATGATGCAGTCCATTTGTAATTATTAACACCCAAGCATTAGCAGAAAGGAAACCATTGCTGACCAGCCCCCAACACAGGAAAGGATTGCTTTCTTAGTTAGCGTTTCTACTACCGCAGTGAATACCATAACCAAAAAGCaggttggggagaaaagggtttatttggcttacacttccctATTGCTATTTagcattgaaggaagtcaggacaggaactcagacagctgcaggaacccggaggcaggagctgatgcagaggccatgaaggagtggtgcttactggcttgttccccatgggttgttctttcttgtagaacccagaaccaccagcacAATGGGCAGGGCCCTCCCGCTGATCactaactaattaagaaaatgccttacagccagattctatgaaggcattttctcattgatgactctagtttgtgtcaagttgatagaaGACCAGCCAGCATATCTATGTTCACAgtgtggcagtgacttactggtCAGGGTGTAGTTTCTGGAATTCCAGGGGCCATCTGGTGTGAGAATATACTCTGCTTTGATTGTGTGGGGAAGATAAGATATAGTCTTATTTGATTATCAGGCCATCGGGCAAAGGACATTTCTATAGTGCTGAATCCCAGAGAAGTTGGACTTGGAACCTGGTGGAGTAGTTTGAAGGGACCACTTGATACCAAATGCTGCAAATTGGCAAAGTGCCTGAGATACCAGGAGGAGTCCACAGACATTCTCTTCAAAGGACCAGGTAGCAAATATTCCAGACTTGGCAGGTCATACAAGTTGTTGTACCAACTTCTTGATTATTCTGACAAGGAAACCAACACCagacaaaatgtaaataaatgggtGAGGTTGTGCTCTAATAAGATTTTATTAGTGGACTCTGGAATATGAAAGTTACATAATATTCAATTACGTGTCAATAAGCATACTACCTCAAGCTGCCATTGCAAAATACCACAGTTAGATGGATTCAGTAGCCCACAGTTCTAGAGGCTACAAATCCAAGATCCAGGTATAGGCAGGTCTGGTTTTCCTTTGGTCTTCGTCTCCTGCCTTAACAGACAGCTGACTATCCATGTATGTCCCTGACATCTCTTTCTACACAAACACCAATCACATTAATCAAGGTGCTGTCCTTATGGTATCCTTGACTATAATTATCCCTTTAAATACCTAGAGATAATTATACAATGAGGGCTGAGggaaaggtttttattgtagGTCTGAGGGAAAGAACTGCcaaaggcatctggaagagtctaggatagagaaagaaagcagtcGACTGAACATTGCCTTCAGACTGGGCCTGAccaggagagaaacagaaacagaacagaggagtcaggggagagcaagagagggagaTGAAAAGAGTGCAGGCCAAAGAGAGGGGAccaaccaagagagagagagggccaaGAGAAGGTACAGGACAGAGGCAAGCGTGAGCAGAGTGGAACAGCAGGGCTAAAAGGAGAATGAGCAGCTGAGGGAGGGAAGCTCGCGGGCTGGGGGAAGTCTAGGGAGGGTGGggacagagaagagacaggaagccaGCAGAACTCTGTACGCTTAACAGGTACCTGACTACTgagggaacctggaggccagcactcgctttggtatgctaataggcaccacagaTAGTACTTGTCCTTTCCCCCAGAGGTAGGGGAAAAGCCTCCTTTTGGTAGAGGGTAACCAGCTTCACAAGTTCCCAAAGAAGGCTGGCTTTAGTCTAACCACCAGACTTTGGACCTGACAATACTGGGCAGGAACAGCACTGCAGCAGACAGCTGAGAAATCACATCTTTAACCAGGAGCCCGAAGCAGAAGAAGAAACTGTAAGTGGGGTGAGGCTATGAGCACTCGAACTCTGCTCCCAGGGATACAGTT
Protein-coding sequences here:
- the Rpusd4 gene encoding pseudouridylate synthase RPUSD4, mitochondrial — its product is MAAPRLGTPGLRVLSGTSRPGRPFTPGSKPFCSSATTSRPLNAQRLAEKLRAQKQEQKTKKMPGSTNLVQRRVQELVRFTQQLQRVHPNVLAKELSRGILHQDKDIVVINKPYGLPVHGGPGVQLCISDVLPILAKMLRGHKAEPLHLCHRLDKETTGVMVLAWEQDMAHQVQELFRARQVEKKYWAITVRTPLPSAGIIDIPIVEKKVQGQQQHHKMTLAPSYRMDNGKMVKVRANRDAHVAVTQYQVLCSTPSSALVELQPVTGIKHQLRVHLSFGLDCPILGDHKYSDWNRLIPQKLSAGTLKKLGLQQTKARYIPLHLHARQLILPALGARREELLLACKLPHFFASSLRRLGLDMPNQDQSGGSEARHVEAE